In Paenibacillus sp. J23TS9, a single genomic region encodes these proteins:
- a CDS encoding YhcN/YlaJ family sporulation lipoprotein, giving the protein MRMLMLVVLALAVISGCNNKTQDKNASPSPQNKQGMSAASTEHNRVSLKSAGKSTVRAAEDTTNLSIKDHLEAMAEKVAGVKKAHVVVFGNTAVVGIDVDGKLTRSRVGNIKYSVAETLRKDPRGKNALVTADMDLSNRIAEIGQHIKKGEPVSGFASELADIVGRIIPQLPKDVKTKTQAPPAAPTSKH; this is encoded by the coding sequence ATGAGAATGCTCATGCTTGTCGTGTTGGCACTCGCTGTCATCAGCGGCTGTAACAACAAGACTCAGGACAAAAATGCATCACCCTCTCCTCAAAATAAACAGGGAATGTCCGCTGCTTCCACTGAACACAACCGGGTATCGTTAAAATCTGCAGGGAAGTCAACCGTTCGCGCAGCGGAAGATACTACTAATTTGTCCATTAAGGATCATCTCGAAGCCATGGCCGAAAAAGTGGCAGGAGTCAAAAAAGCACATGTCGTCGTGTTTGGCAATACCGCTGTGGTCGGCATCGACGTCGACGGCAAGCTTACCCGCTCCCGGGTCGGCAATATCAAATACTCGGTGGCAGAAACGCTGCGAAAAGATCCTCGTGGCAAGAACGCGCTTGTGACTGCGGATATGGATCTTTCCAACAGAATTGCTGAAATCGGCCAACATATCAAAAAAGGCGAGCCTGTATCCGGCTTTGCATCCGAGCTGGCCGATATTGTCGGACGCATCATTCCTCAGCTTCCCAAGGATGTAAAAACAAAAACTCAGGCACCGCCAGCCGCACCAACCTCCAAGCACTGA
- a CDS encoding PhoH family protein, translating to MRKIFVLDTNVLLHDPGAIYAFDEHEVIIPAVVLEEIDSKKRNADEIGRNARTVSRLLDQLRENGHLHSGVALYNGGSLKVELNHRSFLKVQEMFGEISNDNRILAVALNYHMEETVKEEPDQVVLVSKDVLVRIKADVLGLTTQDYLSDRTAGPGDFYSGNLKLKVHPSIIDEFYSYRFLPVKPLNLSYPLHPHEFVILKDEMGSTKSALLKVNTEGTKLEPLFLSNEAVWGICARNAQQRMALELLLNDDIPLVTITGKAGTGKTLLALAAGLLKVEDEHKYKKLLIARPVVPMGKDIGYLPGEKEEKLRPWMQPIYDNLEFLFDTKKSGDIDKILMGLGSIQVEALTYIRGRSIPGQFIIIDEAQNLSRHEVKTIVSRVGEGSKIILMGDPEQIDHPYLDASSNGLTYIVEKFKQEGISGHITLEKGERSKLAQLAADLL from the coding sequence ATGAGAAAGATCTTTGTACTGGATACCAATGTGCTTCTTCATGATCCCGGAGCGATCTATGCGTTTGATGAGCATGAGGTCATCATACCTGCGGTAGTTCTCGAAGAAATTGATTCCAAGAAGCGTAATGCAGATGAAATTGGACGCAATGCGCGCACGGTATCACGTTTATTGGATCAGCTGAGGGAAAACGGACATCTGCACAGCGGGGTAGCGCTCTATAATGGCGGAAGCTTAAAGGTTGAACTGAACCACAGAAGTTTTCTCAAGGTCCAGGAGATGTTCGGGGAAATATCCAATGACAACCGTATACTCGCCGTGGCCTTGAATTATCATATGGAAGAAACGGTGAAAGAGGAGCCCGATCAGGTGGTCCTTGTCAGCAAAGACGTACTGGTCCGCATTAAGGCTGATGTACTGGGGTTAACTACGCAGGATTATTTGTCAGACCGAACTGCCGGACCTGGGGACTTCTACTCAGGCAACCTGAAGCTGAAGGTGCATCCTTCCATCATTGATGAGTTTTATTCATACCGGTTTCTGCCGGTCAAGCCACTCAACCTCTCCTATCCGCTTCATCCCCATGAATTTGTGATTTTGAAGGATGAAATGGGAAGTACAAAGTCGGCGCTTCTGAAGGTTAACACGGAAGGCACAAAGCTGGAGCCGCTCTTTTTGAGCAATGAAGCGGTCTGGGGCATATGTGCGCGCAACGCACAACAGCGGATGGCGCTAGAGCTTTTATTGAATGACGACATACCACTTGTGACTATCACAGGTAAGGCGGGCACAGGCAAGACCCTGCTTGCTCTGGCGGCAGGATTGCTCAAGGTGGAAGATGAGCATAAATATAAAAAGCTGTTGATTGCAAGACCTGTCGTACCCATGGGAAAGGATATTGGATATCTGCCTGGGGAAAAAGAAGAAAAGCTGCGTCCGTGGATGCAGCCGATCTACGATAACCTCGAGTTTTTATTTGATACTAAAAAGTCCGGGGATATTGATAAAATTCTGATGGGACTTGGCAGCATTCAGGTAGAGGCGTTAACCTACATCCGCGGCAGATCCATCCCCGGTCAGTTTATCATTATTGATGAGGCACAAAACCTGTCCCGTCATGAGGTGAAAACCATTGTATCCCGGGTAGGCGAGGGGAGCAAGATCATCCTGATGGGTGACCCTGAGCAAATAGACCATCCTTATCTTGATGCTTCAAGCAACGGACTCACGTATATTGTGGAGAAATTCAAACAGGAAGGCATCAGTGGACACATTACCTTGGAAAAAGGGGAGCGATCCAAACTGGCACAGCTGGCTGCCGATTTGCTTTAG
- a CDS encoding extracellular solute-binding protein, which yields MKRKNYWFLFAILLLSLTSLSQGQNMTPDNSSSEERKTMSWNPQPSSPQDPDDQPIRVITHLNESDYKELLDINDNFIRETGIQVEIKNIPDTDAYRQLTAALEVGEGPDVMLVNSPWIRSLASSGYILPAESYQSSTTGSDVISPILQMLEWNGYQWGIPLDMDPYVLVWQAHALQTIGIPEIPQAGKEWKDLLVKQENRKDKKLIALPAGDAYAFAALMGGMGTDPSNPTNEGLESLSKLRPGIQFIEAGKMQEAWTSLKDEGLVMVAMSASSATKERKGNGMLELRLPEQLYAENPFLLRGRSYAVSAQVQHPQNAADWIAYMTSDMSQRLWSDTTGYLPVLKEMYQGDQFQWLQQPVRLDRLLKPTDGAAEAGALQSKWDVFSKAAKLLLTGKSTEQEYREALEGRPKEKSSNE from the coding sequence TTGAAGCGGAAAAATTATTGGTTTTTATTCGCCATCTTGCTGCTGTCGTTAACCAGCTTGTCCCAGGGTCAGAATATGACGCCGGACAACAGCAGCAGTGAAGAGAGAAAAACAATGTCTTGGAATCCGCAGCCTTCCTCTCCGCAGGATCCTGATGATCAACCGATCCGGGTAATTACCCATCTAAATGAATCCGATTACAAAGAACTGCTCGATATAAATGATAATTTCATTCGCGAAACTGGCATTCAGGTTGAGATTAAGAACATACCGGATACGGATGCATACCGGCAACTGACTGCTGCGCTTGAAGTAGGCGAAGGGCCCGACGTGATGCTAGTGAACAGCCCCTGGATTCGGTCTTTGGCTTCCAGTGGTTACATACTGCCTGCAGAATCCTATCAGAGCAGTACAACTGGCAGTGATGTAATCAGTCCGATTTTGCAAATGCTGGAGTGGAATGGATACCAGTGGGGGATCCCTCTGGATATGGATCCCTATGTGCTTGTTTGGCAGGCGCATGCTTTGCAGACCATAGGAATTCCCGAGATTCCTCAAGCAGGCAAGGAATGGAAAGATCTGCTCGTCAAGCAGGAAAACCGCAAGGATAAGAAGCTGATTGCACTTCCCGCAGGAGATGCCTATGCTTTTGCCGCTTTGATGGGGGGGATGGGAACAGATCCGTCCAATCCAACCAATGAAGGGCTTGAATCGTTAAGCAAACTCCGTCCTGGAATACAGTTTATAGAAGCGGGTAAGATGCAGGAAGCATGGACAAGCCTGAAGGATGAAGGATTGGTTATGGTAGCTATGTCTGCTTCATCAGCGACAAAGGAAAGAAAGGGAAACGGAATGCTGGAGCTCCGCCTTCCTGAACAGCTTTATGCTGAAAATCCATTTTTACTCCGCGGGAGATCCTATGCCGTCTCCGCCCAGGTACAGCATCCACAGAATGCTGCAGATTGGATTGCCTACATGACTTCAGATATGTCCCAGAGGCTTTGGTCCGACACAACGGGGTATTTGCCTGTTTTGAAGGAAATGTATCAGGGGGATCAATTCCAATGGCTCCAGCAGCCAGTGCGTCTTGATCGGCTGCTGAAGCCTACAGATGGAGCAGCAGAGGCTGGTGCATTGCAATCAAAGTGGGATGTTTTCTCAAAGGCTGCGAAGCTTCTTTTGACCGGTAAAAGTACCGAACAGGAATACAGGGAGGCCCTGGAAGGCCGCCCTAAAGAGAAATCATCCAATGAATAA
- a CDS encoding DUF2626 family protein yields the protein MARMFRVLGFFTLAIGLMAFAGNMVEMALLFFLQTAFFVILGYLKFTEKTYILLFWGYMIVTFTGFSYWTVFKMGLPL from the coding sequence GTGGCACGCATGTTTCGAGTACTGGGCTTCTTTACACTTGCTATCGGTTTGATGGCATTTGCCGGGAACATGGTGGAAATGGCTCTGTTGTTCTTCTTGCAGACAGCATTTTTCGTGATTTTGGGATATCTGAAATTTACGGAAAAAACCTACATTCTTCTCTTCTGGGGCTATATGATCGTGACATTTACCGGTTTCAGCTACTGGACAGTCTTTAAAATGGGTCTACCGCTGTAG
- a CDS encoding RsfA family transcriptional regulator, which yields MTAVRQDAWSTEDDLILAEVTLRHIREGSTQLAAFEEVGEKIGRTSAACGFRWNSCVRKKYEEAISLAKTQRQKRSYYKKQPANPLQVAALGGLSEVEAGYFKIEGASEESLSIDAVIRFLRQWKGNLQENGRQLKMLEKELREKEEELANLRRVNEQLNKEVSEVQTDYRVVNDDYKALIQIMDRARRLAFLTEEEEELKTRFKMDANGNLERIE from the coding sequence ATGACAGCAGTAAGACAAGATGCATGGAGCACAGAAGATGATCTTATTTTAGCGGAGGTAACGTTAAGGCATATCCGCGAAGGAAGCACGCAGCTCGCTGCTTTCGAGGAAGTTGGAGAGAAAATCGGCAGGACATCCGCAGCCTGTGGTTTCCGATGGAACAGCTGTGTCCGTAAAAAGTATGAGGAAGCGATCAGCCTTGCCAAAACGCAGCGGCAGAAGAGAAGCTATTACAAAAAACAACCGGCGAATCCACTGCAAGTGGCAGCTCTAGGTGGTTTGAGTGAAGTTGAGGCAGGATATTTCAAGATCGAGGGTGCAAGCGAAGAGTCGTTATCCATCGATGCAGTCATTCGCTTCTTGCGCCAATGGAAAGGGAATTTGCAGGAAAATGGCCGTCAGCTGAAAATGCTTGAGAAGGAGCTCCGGGAGAAGGAAGAGGAGCTGGCTAACTTGAGAAGAGTTAATGAACAGCTGAACAAGGAAGTCAGCGAAGTCCAGACGGATTACCGGGTTGTGAACGATGATTACAAAGCGCTGATCCAAATAATGGACCGGGCGCGCCGGCTTGCTTTTTTAACAGAAGAAGAGGAAGAGCTGAAGACTCGGTTTAAAATGGATGCGAACGGTAATCTCGAGCGCATTGAGTAG
- a CDS encoding ketopantoate reductase family protein, giving the protein MIIDLVGGGSLGLLYGGKLAAAGVNVRLWCRSAQQSEELRSKGISVVNTYGETECLAEPGTFAAGIIDDFAAHWMQEPGEWIFLMTKQKDTEEVCARSAGQLAKDKSAADQLPGVVCFQNGYGHMERLAGILPGWPLYAAITTEGAKRTAPYEVRHAGTGTTWIGVPVQQQVGTEITPYAENMVKTLQKAGFSAILSNDIDSRIYRKLIINAVINPLTALWNIPNGELLASDKRIQIMKMLLNEALAVYEACGIPYEEDMWEQIMEVCTSTAGNTSSMLKDVQAGAPTEVDWINGSIAALAEKAGMHAVAHEMLTGLIKGLTIREV; this is encoded by the coding sequence ATGATTATAGATCTGGTTGGAGGAGGCTCGCTGGGCCTTTTATACGGCGGCAAGCTCGCAGCAGCGGGAGTTAATGTCCGTTTATGGTGCAGAAGCGCCCAACAATCGGAGGAGCTGCGATCCAAGGGGATTTCAGTTGTGAATACATATGGAGAAACCGAGTGTTTGGCAGAGCCGGGAACTTTTGCAGCGGGCATCATTGATGATTTTGCGGCTCATTGGATGCAGGAACCCGGCGAGTGGATTTTCTTGATGACCAAGCAAAAGGACACTGAAGAGGTATGCGCAAGGTCTGCAGGGCAGCTCGCAAAGGACAAGTCTGCCGCAGATCAGCTTCCGGGCGTTGTCTGTTTTCAAAACGGATATGGCCATATGGAGCGATTAGCGGGTATTTTGCCAGGCTGGCCACTATATGCGGCTATCACAACTGAAGGAGCGAAGCGAACGGCTCCGTATGAAGTACGGCATGCAGGAACAGGTACGACATGGATTGGGGTCCCCGTACAGCAACAAGTCGGGACAGAAATAACCCCATATGCTGAAAATATGGTGAAAACGCTGCAAAAAGCAGGATTTTCGGCCATTTTATCGAATGACATCGATAGCAGAATTTACCGGAAGCTAATCATCAATGCGGTCATCAATCCGCTCACCGCGCTGTGGAACATTCCAAACGGCGAGCTGCTTGCATCAGACAAGCGGATACAGATCATGAAGATGCTGCTAAATGAAGCACTCGCTGTTTATGAAGCATGCGGCATTCCCTATGAAGAGGATATGTGGGAACAAATCATGGAAGTGTGCACTTCGACCGCAGGCAACACATCTTCCATGCTGAAGGATGTTCAGGCAGGCGCCCCAACAGAGGTAGATTGGATTAATGGTAGTATTGCAGCTCTTGCAGAAAAGGCCGGCATGCACGCCGTGGCCCATGAAATGCTAACCGGCCTCATTAAAGGTCTCACGATAAGAGAGGTGTGA
- a CDS encoding DUF3397 domain-containing protein: MNHLDLLKNSFIFLSILPFFPFLLVYFIHYWWKHNKKTSLKLAMDVTTLFLIISVSALFNLTFDSRFGFYLILLLLLIAIGLIGSAQNRLKGRIDVQKMAKLIWRMSFIIMSFSYLLFTVIGFLKYIFITMS; this comes from the coding sequence GTGAATCATTTGGATTTGTTGAAAAATTCATTTATCTTTCTGAGCATTCTTCCGTTTTTTCCATTTTTGCTCGTATACTTTATCCATTATTGGTGGAAACATAACAAGAAGACCTCACTTAAGCTTGCCATGGATGTAACGACGCTGTTTTTGATTATTTCGGTTTCGGCATTATTCAATCTCACCTTTGATTCAAGGTTTGGTTTTTACTTGATATTACTGCTTCTATTAATAGCGATTGGTCTGATCGGCAGTGCACAAAACCGTCTCAAGGGCAGGATTGACGTCCAAAAAATGGCGAAACTAATATGGAGAATGTCCTTTATCATCATGAGCTTCAGCTATCTTCTTTTTACAGTAATTGGTTTTTTAAAATACATATTCATAACAATGTCTTAA
- a CDS encoding ABC transporter substrate-binding protein has translation MRRKSLFTLLTMILVVGTVLAGCGSKNEGGSGSKENTAASKDQVLHINLSAEPPTFDPAQAQDSQAHTVLNMMYEGLVRLDENSKPVPGVAEKWDISSDGLKYVFHLRKDAKWSNGDPLTAKDFVFAWQRVLDPSSTPAPPYAYQLFYIKGAEDYNSKKTTDFSTVGVKATDDNTLEVTLKTPTPYFLSLTSFYTFYPVHQSVKDNAKWAADPKTMITNGPFTLTTWTTGQKIEVTKNANYWDNKDIKLNKITMSLSNSGATELSSYKAGQLDFAGMPNGEIPTDQMPAVKKELKDELNLKPIGGIYYYQFNVTAKPFDNAKIRKAFAMAISRQDIVDKVTQSEEKPAFGFVPPGITGEKEDFRTEHKDDFFTENMDEAKKLLQEGMQEEGYTTLPPVTLIYNSSDKHKKIALAVADMWKRNLGVEVKTENQEWGVFLKNRRSLNYQIARAGWSPDYNDPMTFFDLWTSKSGNNDVGFKNKEYDALVNDAYSSADNKKRMDDFTKAETLLIKDQQVLMPIYYYTNVALIKPNLKGVILDYAGAVDFTRAYFE, from the coding sequence ATGAGAAGGAAATCACTATTCACCCTACTAACGATGATCCTTGTAGTGGGAACAGTTCTTGCGGGCTGCGGCTCCAAGAATGAAGGGGGAAGCGGCTCCAAAGAAAACACTGCCGCGAGTAAAGATCAAGTGCTTCACATTAACCTCAGCGCAGAACCGCCAACATTTGACCCGGCGCAAGCGCAAGACAGCCAGGCTCATACCGTGCTTAACATGATGTATGAAGGTTTGGTTCGTTTGGATGAAAACAGCAAGCCAGTCCCGGGTGTAGCAGAGAAATGGGATATTTCTTCTGATGGACTGAAGTATGTTTTCCACCTCCGCAAAGATGCGAAATGGAGCAATGGTGATCCTTTGACGGCAAAAGACTTCGTCTTTGCATGGCAGCGGGTTCTCGATCCTAGCTCTACACCAGCCCCACCATATGCATACCAATTGTTTTATATTAAAGGTGCTGAAGATTACAACAGCAAAAAAACCACTGATTTCTCTACAGTGGGCGTAAAAGCAACGGATGACAATACGCTGGAAGTAACATTGAAAACTCCAACTCCATACTTCCTGAGTCTGACTTCGTTCTATACGTTCTATCCGGTTCATCAATCGGTTAAAGACAACGCAAAATGGGCAGCCGATCCTAAGACGATGATTACTAACGGACCTTTCACTTTGACGACTTGGACTACGGGCCAAAAAATTGAAGTGACTAAAAATGCAAACTACTGGGATAACAAGGACATTAAGCTGAATAAAATCACGATGTCTCTGTCCAACAGCGGTGCAACCGAGCTGTCCAGCTATAAAGCAGGTCAACTTGATTTTGCAGGCATGCCGAACGGGGAAATTCCTACGGACCAAATGCCAGCTGTGAAAAAAGAGCTGAAAGATGAATTGAATTTGAAACCGATTGGTGGTATTTACTACTATCAATTTAACGTAACTGCAAAGCCGTTTGATAATGCGAAAATCCGTAAAGCGTTTGCGATGGCGATCAGCCGTCAAGATATCGTTGACAAGGTTACGCAAAGTGAAGAAAAACCTGCGTTCGGATTCGTTCCGCCTGGAATTACGGGCGAGAAGGAAGATTTCCGTACTGAACATAAAGATGATTTCTTTACAGAAAATATGGATGAAGCTAAGAAGCTGTTGCAAGAAGGAATGCAAGAAGAAGGCTACACAACGCTGCCTCCAGTAACCCTGATCTACAATTCCAGTGACAAGCATAAGAAAATTGCTCTTGCTGTAGCGGATATGTGGAAAAGAAACCTGGGTGTCGAAGTGAAAACGGAGAACCAGGAATGGGGCGTGTTCCTTAAAAACCGCAGAAGTCTGAACTATCAAATCGCTCGTGCGGGCTGGAGCCCAGACTATAACGATCCGATGACTTTCTTCGATCTTTGGACTTCGAAGAGCGGTAACAATGACGTAGGCTTCAAAAATAAAGAGTATGATGCGCTTGTTAATGATGCTTACTCTTCTGCAGACAACAAAAAGCGTATGGATGATTTCACTAAGGCCGAAACTCTTTTGATCAAAGATCAACAAGTGCTAATGCCGATTTACTATTACACCAACGTAGCACTGATCAAACCAAACCTTAAAGGTGTAATTCTTGATTATGCTGGTGCAGTTGACTTTACACGCGCTTACTTTGAGTAA
- a CDS encoding ABC transporter permease: MVRYVANKFFYMLVSLFILISATFFLMKAIPGDPFMSEKKVPPEIQARLMEQYGLDKPVYQQYFKYLGDIATGDFGISMKHQNQEVTDIILDTFSASLKLGVFAIVISVIIGVLLGMLAALYHRKLIDNVAMILAVLGIAVPSFVLASLIQFIFGEKLGWFHVMGFDGPLDYVLPVAALSAQPIAFIARLTRSSMLEVLHADYIKTAKAKGLNWFTIMFKHVIRNGILPVVTYIGPMTANIITGSVVIEQIFGIGGIGKVFVECITNRDYTMIMGVTIFYGVLLMLARFITDIVYVLVDPRIKLTGGKEG; this comes from the coding sequence ATGGTTCGTTACGTAGCCAACAAGTTTTTTTACATGCTGGTGTCTTTGTTTATTCTGATATCAGCCACATTCTTTCTGATGAAAGCCATACCTGGGGATCCTTTTATGTCCGAGAAAAAGGTTCCGCCTGAAATACAAGCCCGTCTTATGGAGCAGTACGGTCTCGATAAACCGGTATACCAACAGTATTTTAAATATCTAGGCGATATTGCAACGGGTGATTTCGGTATATCGATGAAACACCAGAACCAGGAAGTTACAGATATTATTCTGGATACCTTCTCAGCCTCCCTGAAACTCGGAGTGTTCGCGATCGTGATTTCGGTCATTATCGGTGTTTTGCTCGGAATGCTCGCGGCTCTCTATCACAGGAAGCTGATTGATAACGTAGCGATGATTCTGGCCGTTCTTGGAATTGCAGTACCGAGCTTCGTACTGGCATCTCTGATTCAGTTTATATTCGGTGAGAAGCTCGGATGGTTTCATGTTATGGGCTTTGATGGCCCTCTTGATTATGTTTTACCTGTCGCAGCATTGTCTGCCCAACCGATTGCGTTTATCGCACGCTTGACTCGCTCCAGCATGCTTGAAGTGCTGCATGCTGATTACATCAAGACAGCCAAAGCGAAAGGTCTGAACTGGTTTACGATTATGTTCAAACACGTGATCCGCAACGGCATTTTACCTGTTGTCACCTATATTGGTCCAATGACAGCCAATATCATTACTGGTTCTGTCGTTATTGAACAGATCTTTGGTATCGGCGGAATAGGTAAAGTGTTCGTTGAATGTATTACGAACCGTGACTATACCATGATCATGGGTGTAACCATTTTCTACGGTGTCCTGCTTATGCTTGCACGTTTCATTACAGATATAGTTTATGTGCTGGTTGATCCGCGTATTAAATTAACCGGCGGGAAGGAGGGCTAA
- a CDS encoding ABC transporter permease translates to MAVNDTTLSNTNVELSPEDFRKIGVDEKQAEIIQRESLSAWRDAWQRLRKNKMAMTSLIVLVLIILAAIIGPIISKFDSATNDLLNTNQAPSKVHWFGTDDLGRDMFVRTWMGARISLIVGMAAALIDLMIGVIYGGIMGFFGGRVDAIMNKFSEILYSIPYMLVTILLLVVFEPSIGTIILALTITGWINMSWIVRGEIMQLKNREYVLASRSMGAGSNRLLFRHLLPNAVGPIIVTLTLSVPNAIFSEAFLSFLGLGVQAPVASLGSMINDALTGWMYYPWRMLFPAILISLTMLAFNIFGDGLRDALDPKLK, encoded by the coding sequence GTGGCAGTTAATGACACAACTTTATCAAACACCAATGTTGAGCTATCGCCCGAGGACTTCCGTAAAATAGGCGTAGACGAAAAGCAGGCTGAGATTATTCAGCGGGAAAGTCTTTCGGCCTGGAGAGATGCATGGCAGCGCCTTCGTAAAAACAAGATGGCCATGACCAGTCTAATCGTGCTTGTGCTCATTATTTTGGCTGCAATCATCGGGCCGATCATTTCAAAATTCGATTCAGCTACCAATGATCTGCTGAATACGAACCAGGCGCCTTCCAAAGTACACTGGTTCGGAACGGATGACCTCGGTCGTGATATGTTCGTACGTACCTGGATGGGCGCCCGCATCTCACTGATTGTTGGTATGGCCGCGGCACTTATTGACCTTATGATCGGTGTTATCTACGGCGGTATCATGGGCTTCTTCGGTGGCCGCGTGGATGCTATCATGAACAAATTTTCGGAGATCTTGTACTCCATTCCTTATATGCTGGTAACGATCCTGTTGCTGGTTGTTTTTGAACCAAGTATTGGAACCATCATATTGGCACTGACAATCACCGGCTGGATTAACATGTCCTGGATTGTACGCGGCGAAATTATGCAGCTGAAAAACAGGGAGTATGTATTGGCTTCCCGTTCCATGGGCGCTGGCTCAAACCGGTTGTTATTCCGGCATCTGCTGCCAAACGCCGTGGGACCTATCATCGTTACATTGACGTTGTCCGTACCGAACGCTATTTTTTCCGAAGCTTTCCTAAGCTTCCTGGGTCTCGGTGTACAAGCACCGGTAGCTTCACTTGGCTCAATGATCAACGACGCGTTGACTGGCTGGATGTACTATCCTTGGCGGATGCTCTTCCCGGCGATTCTGATCAGCTTGACTATGCTTGCATTTAATATTTTCGGTGATGGCCTCCGCGATGCGCTCGATCCGAAACTGAAATAA
- a CDS encoding ABC transporter ATP-binding protein: MEPILQVKDLQVSFKVKGGEVQAVRGMNFEIGKGETVAIVGESGSGKSVTAQTIMRLIPSPPSQIKSGEIIFQGQDILKKSNKQMEHIRGKDIGMIFQDPMTSLNPTIKVGKQITEVLIKHQKLSSSEAKVRGIEMLKLVGIKNPEERFGQYPHEFSGGMRQRVMIAIALACNPALLIADEPTTALDVTIQAQIMDVMKDMQKKFGTSIILITHDLGVVAGMCDRVIVMYAGEVVETGTKWEIFKNPQHPYTKGLLRSMPRLDQKKDEPLIPIIGTPPDLIKPPIGCAFCARCDEAMKVCERINPGSTEFSDTHMARCWNLHEMAKEVHSS, from the coding sequence ATGGAACCGATTTTACAAGTAAAAGACCTGCAAGTATCCTTTAAGGTGAAGGGCGGAGAAGTTCAAGCCGTCCGTGGCATGAACTTTGAAATAGGCAAAGGGGAAACGGTGGCAATTGTAGGTGAGTCTGGCAGTGGCAAGAGTGTTACCGCCCAAACGATTATGCGCCTCATACCATCACCACCTTCCCAAATCAAAAGCGGTGAAATTATTTTTCAGGGTCAGGATATCCTGAAGAAATCAAATAAACAGATGGAGCATATCCGCGGTAAAGATATCGGCATGATCTTCCAGGATCCAATGACTTCCCTCAACCCTACGATTAAAGTAGGCAAGCAAATTACGGAAGTGCTGATAAAGCATCAGAAGCTGTCGAGCTCCGAAGCGAAGGTGCGCGGCATCGAGATGCTGAAGCTCGTCGGCATTAAAAATCCGGAGGAGCGTTTTGGACAATATCCGCATGAGTTCTCCGGCGGTATGCGCCAGCGGGTGATGATAGCGATCGCTCTGGCATGTAATCCGGCATTGCTGATTGCGGATGAACCGACAACAGCGTTGGACGTAACGATCCAGGCACAGATCATGGATGTCATGAAGGATATGCAGAAGAAGTTTGGCACCTCGATCATCCTCATTACGCATGACCTCGGTGTTGTTGCAGGCATGTGTGACAGAGTTATCGTCATGTATGCGGGTGAAGTGGTTGAAACCGGGACGAAATGGGAGATTTTCAAAAATCCCCAGCATCCTTATACCAAAGGTCTTCTTCGTTCTATGCCGCGGTTGGACCAGAAGAAGGATGAGCCTCTCATTCCGATCATTGGTACACCACCCGATCTGATTAAACCTCCGATCGGCTGCGCATTTTGTGCCCGCTGTGATGAAGCAATGAAAGTTTGTGAGCGCATCAATCCAGGTTCTACGGAATTCAGCGATACCCATATGGCCCGCTGTTGGAACCTGCATGAGATGGCGAAGGAGGTTCATTCGTCATGA